Proteins encoded by one window of Deltaproteobacteria bacterium:
- a CDS encoding HAD family hydrolase produces MAPPPLLFDLDGVLVHSYEVWRSLCRATARHFGAPPISDASFDAGWGQGLEADVLSWFPGRTPEEVSDYYDAHFLEHTGAMRYEPGGVELFEALSSRGQRSSVVTNTPQALAEGVVAGGGLRPERIVGARPGVGSKPAPDLLLLACEALGCDPASAWMIGDSRFDAEAAAAAGMRFAGFRRPGDRRLESLAEVLDLD; encoded by the coding sequence GTGGCCCCGCCGCCGCTCCTCTTCGATCTGGACGGAGTGCTCGTGCACTCCTACGAGGTCTGGCGCTCGCTCTGCCGGGCCACGGCCCGCCACTTCGGCGCGCCCCCCATCAGCGACGCGTCCTTCGACGCCGGTTGGGGGCAGGGGCTGGAGGCGGACGTGCTGAGCTGGTTCCCCGGCCGGACGCCCGAGGAGGTCTCGGACTACTACGACGCGCACTTCCTCGAGCACACCGGGGCGATGCGCTACGAGCCCGGCGGGGTCGAGCTCTTCGAGGCCCTCTCCTCCCGGGGGCAGCGCTCCTCGGTGGTCACCAACACGCCGCAGGCGCTGGCCGAGGGGGTGGTGGCCGGCGGCGGCCTGCGCCCGGAGCGGATCGTCGGGGCCCGGCCCGGCGTCGGCTCGAAGCCGGCCCCCGATCTCCTGCTGCTGGCCTGCGAGGCGCTGGGCTGCGACCCCGCCAGCGCCTGGATGATCGGCGACTCGCGCTTCGACGCCGAGGCGGCGGCCGCGGCGGGGATGCGCTTCGCCGGTTTCCGTCGCCCGGGTGACCGGCGCCTGGAGAGCCTCGCCGAGGTCCTCGACCTCGACTAG
- a CDS encoding NAD(P)-binding domain-containing protein: protein MKIGIIGGGMMGANLGALWARAGHEILLSSRHPESLESKVREMVGSAHAVTVEEAMRQGEVIFLAVPFAAVEDLGEAHAAAIEGKVILDAGNVFRQRDGDLALKIKHDGRGSGRFVADCFPGAMVVKAYNTIFWKTLLMEAHRSGEQVGVPLAADHEEAFAVAEQLVRDSGFEPFRVGGLDQGVLLEPGSEVWNSEFTVAQIRASLELD, encoded by the coding sequence ATGAAGATCGGCATCATTGGCGGTGGAATGATGGGCGCCAACCTGGGCGCCCTCTGGGCCCGGGCCGGCCACGAGATCCTGCTCTCGTCTCGGCACCCGGAGAGCCTGGAGTCCAAGGTCCGGGAGATGGTCGGCTCTGCTCACGCGGTCACCGTCGAGGAGGCCATGCGCCAGGGCGAGGTGATCTTCCTCGCGGTGCCCTTCGCGGCGGTCGAGGATCTGGGCGAGGCCCACGCCGCCGCGATCGAGGGGAAGGTGATCCTCGACGCCGGTAACGTCTTCCGGCAGCGGGATGGTGACCTGGCCCTGAAGATCAAGCACGACGGCCGCGGCTCGGGCCGCTTCGTCGCCGACTGCTTCCCGGGGGCGATGGTGGTGAAGGCCTACAACACGATCTTCTGGAAGACCCTCCTGATGGAGGCGCACCGCAGCGGGGAGCAGGTGGGGGTGCCGCTGGCCGCGGACCACGAGGAGGCCTTCGCGGTGGCCGAGCAGCTGGTTCGCGACTCGGGCTTCGAGCCCTTCCGGGTGGGCGGCCTCGACCAGGGGGTCCTCCTCGAGCCGGGCAGCGAGGTCTGGAACTCGGAGTTCACGGTCGCCCAGATCCGCGCCTCGCTCGAGCTCGACTGA
- a CDS encoding cation diffusion facilitator family transporter has protein sequence MHTHAHPHDDDGSAPIRALKLSLWLNLGFLLVEAGVGLWTNSLALLSDAAHMLGDVAALVIALIAARLAEVAANHQRTYGLQRAEVLGGFFNAVTMLVLIVWICVEAVRRINAGAPELAGMPILLVGAAGLFINLASAWVLYRSGRDNLNVRGALLHMLADALGSVGAIVAALLVMAGYPAADAVVSFLIAGLILAGTWTLLRDSTRILLELPPNGFDVAGLEQAVLESPEVVSVHDLHVWSLAGAEPIVTAHLVLPESAEPARVRQAIECRLRDDFGITHLTLQFEDVGGEVCGLHHCGGSENGGHPEHH, from the coding sequence ATGCACACCCACGCCCATCCCCACGACGACGACGGCTCGGCCCCGATCCGGGCCCTGAAGCTCTCGCTCTGGCTGAACCTCGGCTTCCTGCTGGTCGAGGCGGGCGTGGGCCTGTGGACCAACTCCCTGGCCCTGCTCTCGGACGCCGCCCACATGCTCGGCGACGTGGCGGCGCTCGTCATCGCCCTGATCGCCGCCCGCCTGGCCGAGGTGGCGGCGAACCACCAGCGCACCTACGGCCTGCAGCGGGCCGAGGTCCTCGGCGGCTTCTTCAACGCGGTGACCATGCTGGTCCTCATCGTCTGGATCTGCGTGGAGGCCGTGCGGCGGATCAACGCCGGGGCCCCCGAGCTCGCGGGGATGCCGATCCTGCTGGTCGGCGCCGCCGGCCTCTTCATCAACCTCGCGAGCGCCTGGGTCCTCTACCGCTCCGGCCGCGACAACCTCAACGTTCGCGGCGCGCTCCTCCACATGCTCGCCGACGCCCTGGGCTCGGTGGGCGCCATCGTCGCCGCCCTCCTGGTGATGGCCGGCTACCCCGCCGCCGACGCGGTCGTCAGCTTCCTCATCGCCGGGCTGATCCTGGCGGGCACCTGGACCCTGCTGCGCGACTCGACCCGGATCCTCCTGGAGCTGCCGCCGAACGGCTTCGACGTCGCGGGCCTGGAGCAGGCGGTGCTGGAGAGCCCGGAGGTGGTCTCGGTCCACGACCTCCACGTCTGGAGCCTGGCCGGCGCCGAGCCCATCGTCACCGCCCACCTGGTGCTCCCCGAGAGCGCCGAGCCCGCCCGGGTGCGGCAGGCCATCGAGTGCCGCCTGCGCGACGACTTCGGCATCACCCACCTCACCCTGCAGTTCGAGGACGTGGGGGGCGAGGTCTGCGGGCTGCACCACTGCGGCGGCTCGGAGAACGGAGGCCACCCTGAGCACCACTGA
- a CDS encoding metalloregulator ArsR/SmtB family transcription factor produces the protein MEATARLFKALAHPGRLQVLLLLAEEEPRSAGDLARATGLEQTALSHQLSELRKARLVEAQREGRQRLYRLADHHVAHIVKDALAHAGEEHD, from the coding sequence ATCGAGGCGACCGCCCGGCTCTTCAAGGCCCTGGCCCACCCCGGCCGCCTGCAGGTGCTCCTCCTCCTCGCCGAAGAGGAGCCTCGCAGCGCGGGCGACCTGGCCCGCGCGACGGGCCTGGAGCAGACCGCCCTCTCCCATCAGCTCTCCGAGCTGCGCAAGGCGCGGCTGGTGGAGGCGCAGCGCGAGGGCCGCCAGCGCCTCTACCGCCTCGCCGACCACCACGTGGCGCACATCGTGAAGGACGCCCTCGCCCACGCGGGCGAGGAGCACGACTAG
- a CDS encoding thioesterase family protein, translating into MSGGTPRLEDYPIRVEQPVAWGQMDALGHLNNTVYFRFFEDARMAAFEAIGLNAHMEATGEGPILAKTSCVFRAPITWPDRITVGTRIVDLGEDRFTMEYAIFSEAKGLAAIGDGRIVLLDYATGEKVAVPPAIREAIEAL; encoded by the coding sequence ATGAGCGGCGGGACACCGAGGCTCGAGGACTATCCCATCCGGGTGGAGCAGCCGGTGGCCTGGGGGCAGATGGACGCCCTGGGGCACCTCAACAACACCGTCTACTTCCGCTTCTTCGAGGACGCCCGGATGGCGGCCTTCGAGGCCATCGGCCTGAACGCCCACATGGAGGCGACCGGAGAGGGGCCGATCCTCGCGAAGACCTCCTGCGTCTTCCGGGCGCCCATCACCTGGCCGGACCGGATCACGGTGGGGACCCGGATCGTCGACCTGGGCGAGGATCGCTTCACCATGGAGTACGCGATCTTCTCCGAGGCGAAGGGCCTGGCCGCGATCGGCGACGGCAGGATCGTGCTCCTCGACTACGCCACGGGGGAGAAGGTCGCGGTGCCGCCGGCGATCCGCGAGGCCATCGAGGCCCTCTAG
- a CDS encoding trypsin-like serine protease, which produces MSSKPNTPILATSLLLTLLLSAACPAEEPDGPLECGDTRGTLGSGSSNIVNGDDTWDPTVVPLTDGQALAVGAIMSDTGWGWSSICTGTVVAPTVVLTAAHCVVDRRGNVQAASTFGFGIGDNTERLRAFVQPVQVVKDPWYNARSSGAAHDQALLIFDTPLTAEVPDLVPIPFNRTAMNAAEVLRQNVQAVGFGCIDSNCDFYNNLRYWAVEELVDLTSFDLTIDGHGVAGVCFGDSGGPLLRHFPGEGVKVIGTLSYGDPDCGNQDHYCLTDSEAHFLDEYAPGCGAVTPEGSCAGNSTTYCENDLPITIDCSATDEVCQQNGDGLFRCVDPCGGETWQGRCDGTSAVWCEGGQVKTRRCAECGLSCGLDQNLGYTVCF; this is translated from the coding sequence ATGTCGTCCAAGCCCAACACCCCGATCCTCGCCACGAGCCTGCTTCTCACCCTCCTCCTCTCGGCGGCCTGCCCCGCCGAGGAGCCCGACGGGCCCCTCGAGTGCGGAGACACCCGCGGGACCCTGGGGAGCGGCAGCTCGAACATCGTCAACGGCGACGACACCTGGGACCCGACCGTGGTGCCCCTGACCGACGGGCAGGCGCTCGCCGTCGGCGCGATCATGAGCGACACCGGCTGGGGCTGGTCGTCCATCTGCACCGGCACGGTCGTGGCGCCGACCGTGGTGCTGACGGCGGCCCACTGCGTGGTCGATCGCCGCGGCAACGTGCAGGCGGCCAGCACCTTCGGCTTCGGCATCGGAGACAACACCGAGCGCCTGCGCGCCTTCGTCCAGCCCGTCCAGGTGGTGAAGGACCCCTGGTACAACGCCCGCAGCTCCGGGGCGGCCCACGATCAGGCCCTCCTGATCTTCGACACCCCGCTCACGGCGGAGGTGCCCGACCTGGTGCCCATCCCCTTCAACCGGACCGCCATGAACGCCGCCGAGGTGCTGCGCCAGAACGTGCAGGCGGTGGGCTTCGGCTGCATCGACTCCAACTGCGACTTCTACAACAACCTGCGCTACTGGGCGGTGGAGGAGCTCGTCGATCTCACCTCCTTCGACCTCACGATCGACGGCCACGGGGTGGCCGGGGTCTGCTTCGGTGACTCGGGCGGCCCGCTGCTGCGGCACTTCCCCGGCGAGGGCGTGAAGGTCATCGGCACCCTCTCCTACGGCGATCCCGACTGCGGCAACCAGGACCACTACTGCCTCACCGACTCCGAGGCCCACTTCCTCGACGAGTACGCGCCGGGCTGCGGCGCGGTCACCCCCGAGGGCTCCTGCGCCGGCAACAGCACCACCTACTGCGAGAACGATCTGCCGATCACGATCGACTGCAGCGCCACCGACGAGGTCTGCCAGCAGAACGGCGATGGGCTCTTCCGCTGCGTCGATCCCTGCGGCGGCGAGACCTGGCAGGGCCGCTGCGACGGCACGAGCGCCGTCTGGTGCGAGGGCGGCCAGGTGAAGACTCGCCGCTGCGCCGAGTGCGGCCTCTCCTGCGGCCTCGACCAGAACCTCGGCTACACCGTCTGCTTCTAG